The sequence GTTGTCAATTTGGCGAGTGTCCAGCTTCTCGCGCTCCATGATGTACGAGACCAGCGCGGGGTCGATGTCGCCGCAGCGAGTACCCATGACCAACCCCTCTAGCGGGGTAAAGCCCATGCTGGTATCGACTGACTTGCCATGCAACACAGCCGTAATGCTGCTGCCGTTGCCCAGGTGGCAGGTGATGAGCTTCAGCTTTTCGATTGGCTTGCCCAGCACCTGTGCCGCCTGATGTGCCACGTACATGTGGGAAGTGCCATGGAACCCATAGCGACGGATCCCCAGCTTCTTGTATAGCGCATAGGGCAGACCATACATGTACGCGACCTGGGGGATGGTATGGTGGAACGCGGTGTCGAACACCCCCACTTGGGGGATACCCTTCAGGAGTTGCTCACACGCCTCAACGCCTTTGAGATTGGCGGGGTTGTGCAAAGGGGCAAATTGGATGCAGCGGCGCACGCCAGCCTTTACCTCTTCCGTGATCAGCACCGACCCGGTGAACTCCTCGCCGCCGTGGACCAGCCGGTGACCAATGCCTGCGATTTCTGACTTGTCCTTGATCACCCCGTGCTGCGGGTGCATGAGTGTCGCCAACACCAAGCTGATAGCAGCGTCGTGGTTAAGGACCTCGCGGGTCTCCACGATCTTATGAGAGCCCTTCGGTTGGTAAGTGAGGCTGGCCTCGCTGGAACCTATGCGCTCCACGATCCCTTTAGCCAGCACATCTTCCTTCACCATGTCGAAAAGTTGAAACTTGATCGACGAACTGCCACTGTTTATCACCAGCACCTTCATCGTCTCTCTCCTTGTGTCCCGTCACAATTGGCCCGTCCCGCTGGGGCCCACCGCATCTACACCTAACGTGCCAATAAAGTTATAGAGAAAATGGAAATAAGCAAGGGGAAAAAATGAGTGGCGTTCAGCCTCGTGTGGTCGTGCCAAGAGTTCGGCACATGTCTGAGCGTCTGTTCGCCTTTGGTGCCCAACTGGCAATCAGTACCCCTCCTCGAGGTATGACCTATTCGTCAGACGGAGCCTAGATGGTGTACCGGGGATTGCGTAGAGGGCTACGATCCATGAGCGAAGAATTGGTGGAAGATGTAGGGTCAATTAGTGTGGAGGTTTTCAAAAGTTTGTAGCATAGCCTCTGCAAGAATGGAGGGAAAGGCGATCTGGTTACGACGTGATGAGAGGCATCCGGAGCATACTTGACCTGCGGTTGGCAATGGTCGAGCGTGCCGCAGAGGAAGCAATATCCCATGGGCCTCGCCAGTATGGTGCTTTACCAGGAATACGGTGCCGAAATAGTTGAGGCGGCTCAGAGAGCAATGGATTCGGGGGCTTGAGGGCCGGAGCAAAACCCCCAAGGCATATTCCTCATAAGACCTCAAAAAGGATGGAAGAAAAGGTCATAGAGCTACGGAAGAGCCATCCGGCGTGGGGGCCGGGAGATTGAGGAGGCATTGCGAGCGTCGCATCTGTACGGAGTGGTGTATGCTGGTATGCATACGTGAGGACGGCGGACGGTGCCCGTGCGACTCTGCTTGCCCGGCACTTGGTTTCTTCATGCGAGCACTATGGGGTCGACATGAGAGAGGTAATAATGCAGACAGACAATGGGTTAGAGTTCATAGGGTGTGTGCGAAAGGCAGGTGAGCGTGCGTCTAAGCAGGTTGCCAATGGCTTTGGTGTCAGGGACCGGCGGATAGCGCCGGGGGCCTTTACGTGGCGAAGTAATCGGGAGGCTTTTGATAGGCTGATGGAGGACGAATTCTGCGACACAAAAGATTACAGGGACGTGGAAGGTCCGCCGCGTATGCGTTCTATTTTAACTTTAAGAGAAAGAAAAGACATAGGGGGCTCGAGACACGGGCGAAAATACACGAGGACAGTGGGAGTAGAATTTCTCTTAAGTACTCGACTCACCACTTGTGATTCTAGATGATCATCTTGAGGATTTCATAAAAGGGACAATGGGGGTCATCCCGCATTTTCTTGTAAGGCGATTTATCGCTTGACTTTTAGATAATTTTTTATTAATTAAGACCAGTAGGCCATAGCTGGTGAACGCGGGTGACGTGGTTGAGGGCTCATGGAGCGTATACAGATTCTCCTGGCAGACCAGGACCAGTCCTACCTCGGTGACGCGCAGCGCATTCTGCGGCTGTACAATGAGCAGTATGTGCTTGAGGGCGTGACCTCGGTTTCCGCGATTCTCGACAAGATCACTTCCGATAGCGTCGACCTGCTCCTCTTGGACTCCCACCTGGACAATGGTGACTACCTCTCAGTCCTCGACCAAGTGGTGGGACTTCGTCCGGACCTGCCCGTGGTGGTATTGGTAGATGACGGGCGGGACGACCTGGCGATTGCTGCACTACGCAGGGGGGCGTACGACTATGTCATGAAGTCGAAGGGCTATCTCACGACCTTGCCATTTACTGTACGCAAGGCATTGGGGCATAGAGCCCTCAAGCGAAAGGCGACCCCTGTCGTGGAACGAGTGGAAAAAGCTGGGGTAAGGCGACCTACCCCTCAGAGGAAAGAACCGACGTTTGTTCCTTCGCGCCCTGAGCCGGAGCCAGCCACGGTCAGCACGCCAACAGCTGCTGCGGCGAAGGAGCCCCTTTTTGCTCCTCCAGAGGGGGAAACGCCGCCCTCGGTGCCTCCGAGGCATACCACACCTGAACCTGTCTTGTCATTCGCAGCACCGGCCGATGAGCTCTTCGCAAGAGAAGAGGCGCCTTCCTCTCAGGTTCCCCCTTCTTCACCGGCCCCGGAGCCTACTCAAGCCACGCGCGCAACCCAGACTATCCCCCCAAAGGAACAGCCCGAGGAACCCACCGGCCTCTGTGTGGTGGATCAGAAGCTGCGTGTCCTTTCCGCCAATAGGGTTTTGGAGAGCCTAACCGGCTACCGTGAGGAGGAGCTACTCGAGTTGACCCTGGCGGACCTTCTGCCGGAGCAAGAACAGGACCGCCTGTATCGCTGGCTCGAGACTGTTGTGGCTGGCGAAGCTGCGCCATTGCCGGTCACCTTGGTGGGCAAAAAGGGAGTGCGCGTGGACGCCGAGGTGACGGCCACCCCTTTCCGTGAGGGGGACGGTCAGGTGGCTGGCTACAGGGTGCGCGTCCGCCAGGCGCTGCAGCCTGCTCCCGCACCCGAGGAGGCGCCCAGAATCGACCAGCTCAAGATGGTCGATGAGCTGGCGGCCCTTATTTCCACTTCTTATGGACGACCGTTGTCGCTGTTGCTGGACTTGATGGCCAAGTTAGTGTGCCAACTGTTCCGGTTCAAACGATGCACGGTGGCGCTGTTGGACCGTCGGCGCAAGGTATTCATCAAGCAGGCGATGGTGGGCTATCGCAGCACAGGGGACCAACCTCGCGCACTGGAGGTGCCGGCCGAGGTCATCGATCGCGTCTTCGCAAAGAAGTACCGGGTGAAGGTGCTTTACTTCAATCGCGAGCTACGTGATCCCCGAGCTGGGGTGGGCCCGCTGATCGAAGAGCGCCGCACGCAGGAGCGCCGCCCGGCCGGCCAATGGCATCGCCGCGATCTGGTCCTGGTCAATCTCATGGACGCCGAACGCCGCACCTTTGGCTACATCTCGCTTGACGATCCGCTGGAAGGATTTGTTCCTGGGCGTGACACGTTTCATAACCTCGAGATCTTTGGCCGGCTGGCCGCGCTGATAATCGAAAACTTCTGGCACTTCTCTACCCTTGAGCGCCGAACCCGTCGCTTGAAACAGATCCTGGCCACCAGTAACATCTTCAAACTTTACCTCAGCCTGTCTGAGCTGCTAAAGGAGGTAGTCTGGTCCATCAAGTTCTCGCTGGACTTTAACCTGGTGGCGTTGGCGCTGGTCAGCAAGCGGACGCAGCTCCTGGAGATCAAGGCGGTAGCTTGTGAGGATAAGATCAAGCAGCTTCAGATCGGCGAGCTGACGTTTGAGCTGGAAGAGGTTGCCCGTCTCCTGCAGGAGCGCTACCGCCGCAATCGTTCCTACTTCATCGACCGCGAAGAACCGGTCCTGGCGCCCCTTAAGGCCATCTACAAGCCGGCCATTGGCAATGGGCAAGAAGGAACCTGGCCGTCGTGTGGTCTGGTGTTAGTGCCGCTGGTTTCGCGTTCCGAAAAGATCATCGGCTTCCTGGTGGTGGACGACCCGTTGGACGGGCGCGTGCCCACGATGGAGACAATCCGCACGTTGGAGATGCTTGCCAACCAGGTTGCCATCGCCATCGACAATCGGGTCATGTACGTTGAACTCAAACGCCAGCTTCTGGAAGCCACCGGCGCGGCGAAGGAGAGCCCCGAAGAAACAACCGAGGCAGAAGCGGGGGGCTTACGCAAGCTGATGGATCGCCTTTTCCACTGACTCCCGCCCCCTAACCGCCGAGGCACGCAGCGTCCCCACAGGGGGCGAAATGGCCGAGCATCCTCTATGACTCACACCATCCGCCGCGCGGATCGGCGTTGTTTGTGGCGGGATGAGCAGCGACAGACACACTCCTTGAATGTGCGTGCCCCCTGTAACTGACCGACGACACCTCCGCCGAGAGCTTCTCTGCTCACGCCGCGCGTTGGTTTCCACTGGGACTGAAGGGGAACTCTTCAGGCCGCCTGCGGAGTCCGGCGTAGACGGGAACACAGAATCGTTCAGGGTTCGCCCATACGAGTAACTCAGGACTGTGGTTCGCAACGCGACAAAACGGGGTGCGGCGAGTAGAGCTTTGCAGTCGAGTGCCCAGCGCCCCCCCTCAGAGGCAAAAAGGCATTTATCATGAGGTGAAGCTCATGAGCGAGCAGTTAAGCAGGCGCTCATTCTGCAAGCGCTGTGCAGCCGCCATGGCTGCACCGGCTCTCCCGAGCCTCCTGATGGGCGGAGGCAGCCCCGCTGTGGCGAAGGGGATAGAGGCCCGATACTATGAGAAACTCCCCGACCAGAGGATACGGTGCGTGCTCTGTCCCCGGCGCTGCGTGGTAGCACCGGACAAACGGGGTTTTTGCGAGGTGCGTGAGAATCGCGGTGGAGTCTACTACACGCTGGTTCACTCGCGGCCGTGTACCGCTAACGTCGACCCCATCGAAAAGAAACCGTTCTTCCACTTCCTCCCAGGCACCCAGGCGTTTTCCCTGGCCACGGTGGGCTGTAACGTGGATTGCATGTTCTGTCAGAACTGGGAGATTTCCCAGGCCCGTCCGGAGGAGGCGCAGAGCTATGATCTGCCGCCTGCTGCAGTAGCACGCCTGGCCCGTCAGTACCGTTGCGCCAGCATCGCCTATACTTACACCGAGCCTATAGTGTTTTCCGAGTATGTGCTGGACTGCGCCCAGGCCGGTAGGCAGCAGAATGTGCGCAATGTCATGGTGAGCAACGGCTTCATCAATCCTGAGCCGCTCCTCGATCTCTGCGGCGTGCTGGACGCCATCAAAATCGACCTCAAAGCCTTTCGGCAAAAGTTCTACACGGAAATCGTCCAGGGGTTCCTCAGGCCGGTCATGGACACGCTGGTGACGCTCAAAAAGCAGAAGAAGTGGACGGAGATCGTCTACCTGGTCATCCCCACCAAGAACGACGACGAGGGCGAGATTCGCGAGATGTGCCAGTGGGTGGCCAGCGATCTGGGCAAAGAAACCCCTGTACACTTTACGCGCTTTCACCCCGAATACCGGCTGCGCAACCTGCCGCCCACACCGGTGAACACTCTGCGGAGGGCTCGCGAGATCGGTCTCAAAGAGGGGCTGTACTTCGTCTACGTAGGGAACGTGCCAGGGGAGGAGGGGGAGAACACCTTCTGCCCGCAGTGCGGCAAGGTGGTGATCGGCCGCGTGGGGTACACCATTCGCGAAAACAATCTCCGCAACGGTCGCTGCGGGCACTGTGGTGGCGTCATTGCCGGAGTGTGGGAGTAGCCGGTGGGCGACGGGCGACCGGTTGGGGAATTCGGATACTCTCTGGCATTAGGTGACAGTCCCACCGATTCCTGGCGGCTACGGTACGCACGGCGCAACTGATGAGCGGAAGTTGGTGGTCAGCCGAAGCCGGACCTGGGGAAAGAGCCGGGGTGGGCACCTAGAGCTGGTTGGCTTTGCGACAAGGGGTGATGTTGACCGTCCCTGGGCTTACGGTGGAAAGGGCAGAGGGAGGCGCAATTGGCCGCCGCAGTTCCCGCGGGGGATGGGGCAGGGTAAAAGGGGCCTGTCCCCATGGCAGGATCTGCCGAGTGATGGTGAGTCCCGAATGAACTCATCGGGGAGGGGGCGAAACAATCCTTTATGAATTGGGGCACAAGCAAAAAAGGAGGGTTTTGTCGGGCGTGTCCCGGCATGGAGAGTAGATTGCAAAAGAAGGAGGGGCCGTCATGTTATCGAACAATCTATTTCAAAAGGTCTGGGTTCCTTACCTTCTCACCATGTTTGCGGCCGGGAGTGGACATTCACTGTCTGCGCCCATGGAAGGTTGGATAAGCACGGGCCCTGAGGGCGGGTTTGTCTTCGCTATAGCTGTCAACCGGCAAAACTCAAATACCGTCTACGCTGCGGTGTGGACGCGGGTGCCGATAACAAGCACATATGGCTGCTTGACCGAGGAGTTAGGGTGCTGGGAGCTAAGCAGCATAGGGGGCGGGTTGTTCAAAAGCACCAACGGCGGGTCCTCCTGGGAGAGGGTGCTGTCCAAGGACGTGTGTGCCGTGGTGATCAACCCGCAGGATTCGACCACCGTTTACGCCGGCACATACGGCCAGGGCGTGTATAAGAGCACGGACGACGGCGCGCACTGGAGTGAGGTCTACAACGGGCTAACCAGTCTCGATGTTGTCGCCCTGGCGATTGTCCCGCAGACTCCGGCCACTCTCTATGCCGGGACATGGGGCGGTGGGGTGTTCAAGAGCACCGACGGCGGCGGCAATTGGAACGCGGTCAACACTGGCTTGACTGAAAAGTACGTTCTTGCTCTCGCGATCGATCCTCAGACGCCGACGACCCTCTATGCCGGGACCAGTGGTGGGGTGTTCAAGAGCACGGATGGCGGTGCCCACTGGAGCGTGGTGAACACTGGCTTGAGCAACACTACTGTACATGCCCTAGCGATTAATCCGCAGTCCCCGACGACCCTCTATGCCGGGACATGGGGTGGCGGTGTGTTCAAGAGCACCAACGGGGGTTCCTCCTGGAACGCGGCCAACAACGGGCTTACCAACTTGACGATTCAGACCCTTGCGATTCACCCACACTCGCCGACCGTCCTCTATGCCGGAACCTCCGGCGGCGGCTTATTCAAAAGCGTGAACGGCGGCTCGTCCTGGAGCCCGGCCAATGCCGGCATGTACCATGGCTGGGTGTGGGCCTTAGCAATAGACCCGAACAGCGCGGGCACCCTCTATGCCGGGACATTCGGCGCCGGGATCTTCAAGAGCACCAGTGGGGGTGCCTCCTGGGGTGCGCTCAACACCGGCTTGCCTAGTATCGAGGTTTCAGACCTGGTGATTCACCCGCAGAGCCCGACTACTCTTTATGCTGGCGCACCGTGGAGCGGTGTTTTCAAGAGCATCGACGGGGGGGCGTCCTGGCATGCGGCCAATAATGGCCTCACCTCCCCCTCCGTGACCACCCTGGCGATCGACCCACAGAATCTGAATACCCTCTATGCTGGGACTTCTGAGGGCGTATTCAAGAGTGCGAACGGCGGCGGCAACTGGAGCCCACTTGGCAGTGGCCTGACTACCTCGCACGTTCAGGCCCTTGCAATAGACCCGCAAGATCCAAACAACGTGTATGCCGGAACATTTGGAGGCGGCGTGTTCAAGAGCGCGAATGGGGGCGCTAACTGGAGCGCGGCCAACGCCGGTCTGACAGAACTCCACGTCTACGCCTTGGAGGTTGATCCTCAGACGCCCACTACCTTGTATGCAGGCACTGGCGGTGGGTTATTCAAGAGCGTGAACGCCGGCTCATCCTGGAGTGCGATCAATACTGGCCTCGGGGATCTCAACGTACGCTGTCTAGCGATAGACCCCCAGGACCCGAACACGCTCTATGTGGGGACATATGGTGGCGGTGTGTTCAAGAGCACGAATGGGGGTTCCTCCTGGCACGCAGTCAATAATGGCCTGACCTATGCGTGGGTTGGGACCCTGGCGATCCACCCAGAGACGACCACCATAGTCTACGCCGGCACCTACGGCCCAGGTGTGTTCCAAAGCACCGACG comes from candidate division KSB1 bacterium and encodes:
- a CDS encoding PAS domain-containing protein translates to MERIQILLADQDQSYLGDAQRILRLYNEQYVLEGVTSVSAILDKITSDSVDLLLLDSHLDNGDYLSVLDQVVGLRPDLPVVVLVDDGRDDLAIAALRRGAYDYVMKSKGYLTTLPFTVRKALGHRALKRKATPVVERVEKAGVRRPTPQRKEPTFVPSRPEPEPATVSTPTAAAAKEPLFAPPEGETPPSVPPRHTTPEPVLSFAAPADELFAREEAPSSQVPPSSPAPEPTQATRATQTIPPKEQPEEPTGLCVVDQKLRVLSANRVLESLTGYREEELLELTLADLLPEQEQDRLYRWLETVVAGEAAPLPVTLVGKKGVRVDAEVTATPFREGDGQVAGYRVRVRQALQPAPAPEEAPRIDQLKMVDELAALISTSYGRPLSLLLDLMAKLVCQLFRFKRCTVALLDRRRKVFIKQAMVGYRSTGDQPRALEVPAEVIDRVFAKKYRVKVLYFNRELRDPRAGVGPLIEERRTQERRPAGQWHRRDLVLVNLMDAERRTFGYISLDDPLEGFVPGRDTFHNLEIFGRLAALIIENFWHFSTLERRTRRLKQILATSNIFKLYLSLSELLKEVVWSIKFSLDFNLVALALVSKRTQLLEIKAVACEDKIKQLQIGELTFELEEVARLLQERYRRNRSYFIDREEPVLAPLKAIYKPAIGNGQEGTWPSCGLVLVPLVSRSEKIIGFLVVDDPLDGRVPTMETIRTLEMLANQVAIAIDNRVMYVELKRQLLEATGAAKESPEETTEAEAGGLRKLMDRLFH
- the amrS gene encoding AmmeMemoRadiSam system radical SAM enzyme; the protein is MSEQLSRRSFCKRCAAAMAAPALPSLLMGGGSPAVAKGIEARYYEKLPDQRIRCVLCPRRCVVAPDKRGFCEVRENRGGVYYTLVHSRPCTANVDPIEKKPFFHFLPGTQAFSLATVGCNVDCMFCQNWEISQARPEEAQSYDLPPAAVARLARQYRCASIAYTYTEPIVFSEYVLDCAQAGRQQNVRNVMVSNGFINPEPLLDLCGVLDAIKIDLKAFRQKFYTEIVQGFLRPVMDTLVTLKKQKKWTEIVYLVIPTKNDDEGEIREMCQWVASDLGKETPVHFTRFHPEYRLRNLPPTPVNTLRRAREIGLKEGLYFVYVGNVPGEEGENTFCPQCGKVVIGRVGYTIRENNLRNGRCGHCGGVIAGVWE
- a CDS encoding T9SS type A sorting domain-containing protein, whose amino-acid sequence is MLSNNLFQKVWVPYLLTMFAAGSGHSLSAPMEGWISTGPEGGFVFAIAVNRQNSNTVYAAVWTRVPITSTYGCLTEELGCWELSSIGGGLFKSTNGGSSWERVLSKDVCAVVINPQDSTTVYAGTYGQGVYKSTDDGAHWSEVYNGLTSLDVVALAIVPQTPATLYAGTWGGGVFKSTDGGGNWNAVNTGLTEKYVLALAIDPQTPTTLYAGTSGGVFKSTDGGAHWSVVNTGLSNTTVHALAINPQSPTTLYAGTWGGGVFKSTNGGSSWNAANNGLTNLTIQTLAIHPHSPTVLYAGTSGGGLFKSVNGGSSWSPANAGMYHGWVWALAIDPNSAGTLYAGTFGAGIFKSTSGGASWGALNTGLPSIEVSDLVIHPQSPTTLYAGAPWSGVFKSIDGGASWHAANNGLTSPSVTTLAIDPQNLNTLYAGTSEGVFKSANGGGNWSPLGSGLTTSHVQALAIDPQDPNNVYAGTFGGGVFKSANGGANWSAANAGLTELHVYALEVDPQTPTTLYAGTGGGLFKSVNAGSSWSAINTGLGDLNVRCLAIDPQDPNTLYVGTYGGGVFKSTNGGSSWHAVNNGLTYAWVGTLAIHPETTTIVYAGTYGPGVFQSTDGGMSWSAVNTGLLAGRVYALAMEPQDPSTLYAATNAGVWKRPLSEMGTSVEEVAGRGLQEYDLAQNYPNPFNCQTVIRYQVPSASCVRLTLRDALGREVRVLAEGWVGAGVHEARLEASQLPSGVYLYCLEAGQFKAEKKLLLVK